In a single window of the Drosophila albomicans strain 15112-1751.03 chromosome 3, ASM965048v2, whole genome shotgun sequence genome:
- the LOC117566750 gene encoding uncharacterized protein LOC117566750: MDLKQCARCILIMVALLFIICQSKCESHNASANTIEIGCSRQSFTLNIPNQKTDNYSRIFFLTVLGTLCLTLLGCLSCVCCCFFRWSTEKAESLDAYAPRTQSIVWPELPEETAHVVELTFLHTPGVVDCLCSACELARKVRCIENCLNSTELCIIKQIHKFHNDTILQLHYGQLFFFATGRGKTSWQSRSMLKVQFMSRNQENSYVFNMEKSLNGYAEMLLLFLLFVGYPELFTDSNYTDKYWLNETQTMKEDDNATILGGYGIMGDIHENNKRIVSQVEPLMNVALVALLLHILIVVGGIIIYTFVFCRNRSTKRRSLEVNHRLQSPLTLRHVPNSANCRCHGCLVARQILSGLIVQKIINERS, translated from the exons ATGGACTTGAAGCAGTGCGCACGATGCATTTTGATTATGGTTGCATTATTATTCATCATCTGCCAGTCAAAATGTGAATCCCACAATGCAAGTGCGAATACGATTGAGATTGGGTGCTCGAGACAGAGTTTTACTCTGAATATTCCTAACCAAAAAACGGACAACTACAGTAGGATATTCTTTTTAACCGTACTGGGAACTTTGTGTTTGACGCTCTTGGGTTGTTTGA gctgtgtttgctgctgtttctttCGATGGTCAACGGAAAAGGCGGAGAGTCTGGACGCATATGCTCCGCGTACACAGAGCATTGTGTGGCCAGAATTGCCAGAGGAAACTGCTCATGTGGTGGAACTGACCTTTCTACATACACCAGGTGTTGTAGATTGTCTGTGCAGTGCTTGTGAGTTGGCGAGGAAGGTGCGATGCATTGAAAATTGTCTGAATTCAACAGAGT TGTGTATAATAAAACAGATTCACAAGTTCCACAATGATACCATACTCCAACTGCATTATGGACAGCTGTTTTTCTTTGCCACTGGTCGAGGAAAGACTTCTTGGCAAAGTCGTAGCATGTTGAAGGTTCAGTTTATGAGCAGAAATCAAGAGAACAGCTACGTATTCAATATGGAGAAATCGTTAAATGGATATGCGgaaatgttgctgctttttctGCTGTTTGTGGGTTATCCAGAACTCTTCACTGACAGCAACTATACGG ACAAGTACTGGCTTAATGAGACACAGACCATGAAGGAGGATGACAATGCAACAATTTTGGGTGGCTATGGAATTATGGGCGACATAcacgaaaacaacaaacgtATTGTTTCTCAAGTAGAGCCACTAATGAATGTGGCTTTGGTGGCTCTGCTGTTGCATATTCTCATCGTGGTCGGGg GTATTATTATCTACACTTTTGTGTTCTGTAGAAATCGTTCTACGAAGAGGAGATCGCTAGAGGTTAATCATCGTCTGCAGAGTCCTTTAACTTTAAGGCATGTGCCCAACTCTGCTAATTGCCGGTGTCATGGATGTCTTGTGGCCAGGCAAATTCTAAGTGGACTGATTGTTCAAAAGATCATTAACGAACGATCTTAA